The Nodosilinea sp. PGN35 DNA segment GCGTCAAGCAGATCGCCGCTGTTTGCCGTGGCTGCTCTGGAGCGAAAGCCCGCCGCCCAGCTGCTCACCATGGCCGCCGCCACGCCCGAGCCCGCCAGCACGGCCACGGGCTTTGGCCCTGCCAAAACTATCATCAGGGCGTAGCCCAGGGCGGTGCCCCCCAGCAGCAGATAGGTCTGGGGCAGCCCCCACAAGGTCGATTGGCGCATACCCATAGCCTGCTAAACCCGTTAACTAACGCTACTGTAGCCTAGGGCACCGTCAGCGTTCCACCCAGGGCGTTGATGGCGTCAGACAGCTGGGGTTCGGCGGTTTGAGTCGCTGCCACCAGCAGCAAAAATACCGATTCACCGCGCTGGCGGGCAAAGATTTTGCCGGTGATGGGCTGGGGCGGAGCGGCTCCCTGGCTGAGGCGACCCGTCCAGTTGATGCGGATGCCGCCGCCGGGGATGGGCTGCACATCGTCGCCCGCCACAAAGCCTTCCCCAGCGCCAAAGGTGCTCTCGGCGGCGGCCACCAGGGCGGCCTCAGGGGTCAGGGCCGAGGGCAGGGGGGCCACCGCCACGGTGTAGGCCAAACTGCCGTCCGCCGCCTGAAACAGCGGATTGCCCCCCGCCGAACTGACGCTGTAGCCCTCAAAAATACCGATCTGAAACCGGCCCTGGGGGTCTGCAAAGCTGCCGCTGACCATGGGCAGGGCCGGGGCTAGGGCTGGCGGTGGGGCGTTGGTCTGAGCTAAGGCATGATTTTTGACGATCGAGCCCGCCTGAGCCAGGCTGAAACTCACGAGTATGGCCACAATGGCTAAAAACAGTAGCCCCGTTCGCCGCGCTAGCCGCCCCATGGTGAATTCCTCAGAATGTCACCGCTAAGCATAGCAACCGCTGCCAATACCTGGCGCTTCTTCTATAGAATTTAACGGGCATGCCAAGATAGGGTATGAGGTACTGCGGTCGTTGCCATGCAAACCACCACGCTCTACAGCCAAGACTTCTATGCCTGGACTCATCGCCCTGATCGAGGCGATTGAATCGTTGGGCAGGCAGGAACGGCAAGACCTGCGGAGCCGCCTGGGGGTGCTGCTGGGGCATTTAATTAAGTGGCACTACCAGCCCGAGGCTCGCTCCAAAAGCTGGCGGGCCACCATTCGAGAGCAGGGTCGATCGAGAGACACCCCTGGAGCCTGCCCAGCTACCGCTGTCCTGCCCGTTCTCTGAGACGGAAATTTTTGCCGAGCCAGTAGAGCTGTAAAGCATTGACCTAAGGCGACTTCTGGAAAACTTTTTTCCTGGTGGTGGGCATTGCCCACCCTACGGTGGTTGCAGTCGCCGGGTAGAGCGGGGATCTTTATTTTCTAGAAATGTCCTAAGGCTGAAAGTAGGCCTCTACGCAGCGCACGAACATCTCGACGCCGAGGCCCAGGGCGGTTTCGTCGAAGTCGAAGCGGGGGTGGTGGTGGGGGTAGGCCAGGGCCTTGTCGGCGTTGGCCGAGCCCAAAAAGAAGTAGCACCCCGGCACTTCCTGCAAAAAGAAAGCCATGTCTTCGCCGCCCATGGTGTGGCAGTCGGGCACTACCCCCGCCGGGGTCTCGACCACCGCCAAAGCCACCGATCGCACCAGGTCGGCCATGGCCGCATCGTTGATCACAGGCGGGTACAGCGCCCGGTAGTCAAAGCTGTAGTTGGCCCCGTGGGCCTGGCAAATGCCCGCGATGATCTGCTCCAGGCGGGGGGCAAAGTAGTCGGCGTAGGCCGGGTCGAAGTAGCGCACGGTGCCGCCAAAGGTGGCGGTGTCGGCAATCACGTTTTGGGCCTTGCCCGCGTGAAACTGGCCCACGGTGACCACCGCTGCCTTGGTGGGGTCGATATTGCGGGCCACAATGGTTTGCAGCGCGTTGACAATCTGCGCCCCCACCACGATGGAATCCACGGTTTGGTGGGGCAGCGCCCCGTGGCCCCCCTTGCCCTGCACCGTGCAGGTAAAAAATTCGGAGGCCGCCATCAGCGCCCCGGTGCGTACGCCCACGGTGCCCAGGGGCAGGTTGTTCCACAGGTGCAGGCCAATCATCGCCTCCACGTCGGGGTTTTTGAGCACCCCGGCCTCGATCATGGGTTTCGCGCCCCCCGGCCCCTCTTCGGCAGGCTGAAAGACGATTTTGACGGTGCCCGCAAAGTCGCGGTGGGTAGCGAGGTAGTAGGCGGTGCCCAGGGCGATCGCCACGTGGCCGTCGTGGCCGCAGGCGTGCATCACCCCGTCGTGCTGCGAGCAGTAGGGCACGGGGTTTTCTTCCTGAATGGGCAGGGCATCCATGTCGGCGCGAATGCCCAGCACCGGGCCGTGGCGGCTGCCCTCGATCACCGCCGCCACGCCGGTTTGGGCGATGTGGCGCTGGTGCTCAATACCCCACTCGCTGAGCTTTTCGCAGATAAAGTCAGCGGTCAGCCATTCTTTAAACCCCAGCTCGGGCCTCTGGTGCAGGCCGCGCCGCCAGGTGACTAGCTGCTCTTGCAGCGCCTGGATGGCGGGACGAATGCGATCGCGGTTGACGGGCAGCGGCGGAGCGGTGGTGGCAAACATGGCGCGATAACGAAAAAAAGAGGTTCAGCACACCTCCCAAACGGGCGAGAGGTAACTCTATCAGCATAAACCAGTTGCCCTGACCCCTTGGGCGAACCGGCCCCAGGCAGACCCCGACCCAGCATTTGCAGTTTAATGGAAATATTCAATCCATCCATATAGCTCAGGTCTATGACGCTCCAGGAACTACAGGATCAGGCTCTGCAACTCTCTGTTGAGGCCCGTTGGCAGCTCGTAAACACGGTGCTGGCCTCGCTACAGAAAGAAACCCACTGCGCCCTGATGGAACCCGACCCCGCCTTTCCCGACATCGCCTTTCGCTCCGATGCCGAAAATAGCTGGGTGCCCGTGGTGCACGGCACCAGTATCCACGTGCGCACCGTGGTGATGGCGGCCACCGAATGGGACTGGTCAGCGGAGCAGATCGCTGAAGAATACGGCCTTTCTGAAGCCCAGGTTGAGGCAGCTCTGGTGTTTTACCAGGCCCACGG contains these protein-coding regions:
- a CDS encoding M20 family metallopeptidase; this translates as MFATTAPPLPVNRDRIRPAIQALQEQLVTWRRGLHQRPELGFKEWLTADFICEKLSEWGIEHQRHIAQTGVAAVIEGSRHGPVLGIRADMDALPIQEENPVPYCSQHDGVMHACGHDGHVAIALGTAYYLATHRDFAGTVKIVFQPAEEGPGGAKPMIEAGVLKNPDVEAMIGLHLWNNLPLGTVGVRTGALMAASEFFTCTVQGKGGHGALPHQTVDSIVVGAQIVNALQTIVARNIDPTKAAVVTVGQFHAGKAQNVIADTATFGGTVRYFDPAYADYFAPRLEQIIAGICQAHGANYSFDYRALYPPVINDAAMADLVRSVALAVVETPAGVVPDCHTMGGEDMAFFLQEVPGCYFFLGSANADKALAYPHHHPRFDFDETALGLGVEMFVRCVEAYFQP
- a CDS encoding DUF433 domain-containing protein — its product is MTLQELQDQALQLSVEARWQLVNTVLASLQKETHCALMEPDPAFPDIAFRSDAENSWVPVVHGTSIHVRTVVMAATEWDWSAEQIAEEYGLSEAQVEAALVFYQAHGSEVTEAFAGLAPAEPAPATALEPTAPEPTAPEPTAPEPTAPEPSALESAESARV